AAAGGCGTCTGCGGGGAAATATCGCCGTAGCCGACCGTCGTCAGTGTCACGATCGCCCAGTAGACACTTTTGGGGATGCTGGTGAAGCCGTACTCGGCGCCTTCGATCAGATACATGAGTGAGCCGAGGATGAGCACTAGAATCAGTACAGCAAAGATGAACACGGCGATCTTACGGGCAGAGGAGCGCATTGCTCGCATCAGGGTGTTGGCTTCGCCAATATATTTGGCCAGCTTGAGCACACGGAAGATGCGTAATACCCTCAAGACGCGCAGTAGCATTAGATAGTGTGCGCCTGGGATCAGTAGGTCGATGTAGGTCGGTAAGATGGCGAGTAGGTCGACCACACCAAAAAAGCTGCGACTGTAGCGTGCAGGTTTATCTGAAACGTACAGTCGCAGAATGTATTCTGCGGTGAATAGGCCCGTGATGATCCATTCCAGGATGTAGAGTAGTTGACGTGTCTGCGGTGCGATCGAGGGGACGCTTTCCCACATCACCAGTGCGACGCTCAATAGGATCGCCAATATGAGGATGACATCAAAGGCCTTCTCATCCCATCGGGTGGATTGGAAAATGATGCGTCGGCACTCGGTTCTGAATCGTCCTGACATGGAGCGTTATGGAAGCTGCGAAGTGCGGCCTTGGCAAGTTGGTAAATGGAGGTGTCGGAGCCGTGCACTAGGGAGCGCTGTGGCTGGAGGCTTTGGGGGCTGGTGTTATCTTGTGCGCGGACATCGGTGACTCGAGCGCATTAGTTTATTTATAAAACCCGCCGCCGAGTAGTTTGTCGCCGTCGTAGAGGGCTAGTATTTGCCCCGGGGAGAGGGCGCGTTGGGGCTGGTCGAAGCTGACTTTGGCCCGGTTGTCACCTAGTGGTGTGTAGTGGATGGCTTGTGAGGGATCACGGTAGCGAGGCTTGGCTAATAAGCGGCAGGGTTTGGTGATCGTTTGATTGACGAAGCTGAGGCCGTAGACTTCGACCTCGGTGGTGAAGAGGCCGGGGGAGTCGGGCTTGTCGAAAGCGACGATGAGTTCGTTGCGCTCCATGTCGAGGCCGGTGACAACGTAGAATTCGTTGTCGGTGTTGGAGGGCACGCCTATGCCGCGGCGCTGGCCGGTGGTGTAGCGGTGCAGGCCGCGGTGTCGGCCGAGCACTTTGCCTTCAGGGTTGACGATGTTGCCAGGCTTGTCGTCGATGTAGTGTTCGAGGAAGCGACTGATGTTCATGTCGCCGAGAAAGCAGATGCCTTGGCTGTCTTTTTTGGTGGCGTTGGGCAGTTTGTTCTCCATTGCGAGTTCGCGCACGCGTGGCTTTTCCAGTTCGCCGACGGGGAAGAGGGCGTGTCGAATTTGCTCTTGGCGTAGCAGGGCGAGGAAATAGGTCTGGTCTTTGTTTTTGTCGAGGCCTTCGAGTAGGTCTTGGCTGCCGTCGTCGTTGGTGAATTTACGTACGTAGTGGCCGGTGGCGATGCCTTCGAAGCCTGCTTTGAGGGCATAGTCTTGAAAGATGCCGAATTTCATTTCTCGGTTGCACATGATATCCGGGTTGGGGGTGATGCCGCGTTGGTAGCCGTCGACGAGGTAGTTCACGACGTGTTCGCGGTATTCGTTGACGAGGTTCACGATTTCATAGTCAATGCCTAGGTGTGCGGCGACGGCCCGGGAGTCTTCGATGTCTTGCTGCGCAGGGCAATCTGCCAGAGGCATTTCTTCGTTCATCCAGGTGCGGATGTAGGCACCTGAAATATCGTAGCCTTGCTCTTTGAGGAGCCAGGCTGCTACGGCGCTGTCGACGCCGCCCGAGAGCGCTACCAGGATTTTCTTCATAAGCGGTCAAAGTTAAGTACTAGGATGGGATGGCGTCAATTACTGAGGGTGGGGTGAATCGGCTGATTTCTGCTGCTAGCTAGTGAATGGGTATTGCGCTTGCTAGCGTCTATTGCAGACAATAGAGCTGCTATGGGTAAGAAGACGCAAAAGATCGCGAATGCATTTTGGGAATCACGGGATGCCGGGTTAATCATCCTTTCGGCTAATTGGCCGAGCACGACGACCTTGCCGCCGCTTTTGCTGGGACCGAAGGAGCAACCGTTTGCCAAGGTCGAGCGTTTGTCGCCAGAGGAATGTGGGCACTATTGTCGTTACTATCGTCGTAAGAATAGTTGGGTCTTTACGCTGCGTTCGAATCGCTATCCGCAGCTGCTGGATCGCAAAGTGCGTGTGTTTTTGGGGGGAGATTTTAATAAGTGGGGCAAGGCGATTGGCCAGTCGCAGTGGGAGTTGAAGCCAGTGGATGACGCCGCGGAAACGGTTTATGAGCTTCGGGTGCCGCTGAAGTTAATTCCATCGGGTCGGGTCTTTGCTTTTAAGTTTGTGACGGATCAGGAGGTGTGGCTGGACGTGCCAGATAGCGCGCCGAATCGTGTGGAGCGGGATGGAGTGTCGAATTTCTTATTTCAACCAGAGCAAACCGGGAGCCATATCTTTCGCTTTCATACGCCGGAGGGCTATGAACCTATGGGGAATGAGAAGAT
The nucleotide sequence above comes from Coraliomargarita algicola. Encoded proteins:
- a CDS encoding ion transporter; the encoded protein is MSGRFRTECRRIIFQSTRWDEKAFDVILILAILLSVALVMWESVPSIAPQTRQLLYILEWIITGLFTAEYILRLYVSDKPARYSRSFFGVVDLLAILPTYIDLLIPGAHYLMLLRVLRVLRIFRVLKLAKYIGEANTLMRAMRSSARKIAVFIFAVLILVLILGSLMYLIEGAEYGFTSIPKSVYWAIVTLTTVGYGDISPQTPLGQFVASIIMIIGYGIIAVPTAIVTAEMTHPATPSSDSDPICPACGWESHDHDATYCKVCGDKLPTPASSTEVR
- the mnmA gene encoding tRNA 2-thiouridine(34) synthase MnmA, producing the protein MKKILVALSGGVDSAVAAWLLKEQGYDISGAYIRTWMNEEMPLADCPAQQDIEDSRAVAAHLGIDYEIVNLVNEYREHVVNYLVDGYQRGITPNPDIMCNREMKFGIFQDYALKAGFEGIATGHYVRKFTNDDGSQDLLEGLDKNKDQTYFLALLRQEQIRHALFPVGELEKPRVRELAMENKLPNATKKDSQGICFLGDMNISRFLEHYIDDKPGNIVNPEGKVLGRHRGLHRYTTGQRRGIGVPSNTDNEFYVVTGLDMERNELIVAFDKPDSPGLFTTEVEVYGLSFVNQTITKPCRLLAKPRYRDPSQAIHYTPLGDNRAKVSFDQPQRALSPGQILALYDGDKLLGGGFYK